The Bacteroidota bacterium genome has a window encoding:
- a CDS encoding IS91 family transposase yields the protein MRPACEVAQVIRQTWAQVEQSTQLNNWQKRTLRLIRDCRTAALGGHLDQCPACSHLRISYNSCRNRHCPKCQVLAREDWVAARKAELLPVPYFHVVFTLPGELNRLCLYGPDRVYDALFATAWSVIGSFAGDPAHLGAHTGMIAVLHTWGQNLSLHPHLHCIVPGGGITAAGFWKSARSKGKFLFPVKALSRVMRGRMVAALRKAFPGEDPQLFRTLFTKPWVVYAKRPFASPGAVIDYLGRYTHKIAISNHRLLSVDKDRVRFRYKDYRDGSQKVMELAPMEFIRRFAQHILPRGFVRIRHYGILSSRKKAGSIPQIILQLQGKTITLSRHLRSKTPAVLCPCCKKSLMKTILRFDHRGPPARYRSLLNNTSSQ from the coding sequence GTGAGGCCGGCCTGCGAAGTAGCGCAGGTCATACGGCAAACATGGGCACAGGTTGAGCAGAGCACGCAACTCAACAACTGGCAAAAGCGCACCCTGCGCCTGATCCGGGACTGCCGCACCGCGGCCCTGGGCGGGCATTTGGATCAGTGCCCCGCCTGTTCCCACCTGCGCATAAGCTACAACAGTTGCCGGAACCGCCACTGTCCCAAGTGCCAGGTCCTGGCCCGGGAAGACTGGGTGGCAGCCCGCAAGGCCGAGCTCTTGCCGGTGCCGTACTTCCATGTGGTGTTCACCCTGCCCGGGGAGCTGAACCGTTTGTGCCTGTATGGGCCGGATCGTGTCTATGATGCGCTCTTTGCCACAGCCTGGAGTGTGATCGGTTCCTTTGCCGGCGATCCCGCCCACCTGGGAGCGCACACGGGTATGATCGCCGTGCTGCACACCTGGGGTCAGAACCTCTCCCTGCATCCGCACCTGCACTGCATCGTACCCGGCGGGGGCATCACCGCAGCCGGGTTCTGGAAGAGTGCACGCTCCAAAGGAAAGTTCCTCTTCCCGGTAAAGGCGCTGAGCCGGGTGATGCGCGGTCGGATGGTGGCGGCACTGCGCAAAGCCTTCCCGGGAGAAGATCCGCAGCTCTTCCGCACGCTCTTTACAAAGCCCTGGGTGGTCTATGCCAAGCGGCCCTTTGCCTCTCCCGGTGCGGTGATCGATTACCTGGGCCGATACACGCACAAGATCGCCATCAGCAACCATCGGCTCTTGTCCGTTGACAAAGACCGTGTGCGCTTCCGTTACAAGGACTACCGCGACGGCAGTCAGAAAGTGATGGAGCTTGCGCCGATGGAGTTCATCCGCCGCTTTGCGCAGCACATCCTGCCCAGGGGTTTTGTGCGCATCCGGCACTACGGCATCCTCTCCAGCCGCAAGAAGGCCGGGAGCATCCCGCAGATCATACTACAGTTGCAGGGAAAGACCATTACCCTCAGCCGGCACCTGCGTAGCAAAACCCCGGCCGTGCTTTGTCCCTGTTGTAAAAAGTCTCTGATGAAAACCATCCTGCGGTTCGATCACCGCGGCCCGCCCGCGCGCTATCGATCACTGCTGAACAACACTTCCTCACAATGA
- a CDS encoding tyrosine-type recombinase/integrase, which yields MKNKSEKQPYRTLVKQACLKVQGFEDFYKRLARKIRIAGKSPSTLSNYTRYLAQMALHFECLPTELDTEQVEEYLEQMLDQHDTPSESYFKFVVYSLRFAFKAEGLDYKRFTLPSIKHEKKLPVILSREEMRRLLRAPALLKHRLLIGLLYGCGLRCMEVRSLHIKDLDLDRRLLHVRKGKGRKDRYVPLGELLCRGVRSYLEAENPQTFLFNGKPEGRKGGDFDSRYSQRGVQWAVQQAARAAGIRKDISVHTLRHTYATHLLEDGLDIVSIKELLGHERIETTMVYLHVARHGRKAPFSPLDTLFAPAL from the coding sequence ATGAAGAACAAATCTGAAAAACAGCCCTACAGGACGCTGGTAAAACAAGCCTGTTTAAAGGTACAGGGATTCGAGGATTTTTACAAGCGCCTCGCGCGCAAGATCCGCATCGCGGGGAAGAGTCCCAGTACGTTGAGTAATTACACGCGCTACCTGGCACAGATGGCACTGCATTTTGAGTGCCTGCCTACAGAGTTGGATACCGAACAGGTGGAGGAGTATCTGGAGCAGATGCTCGACCAGCACGATACACCCTCGGAGTCCTACTTCAAGTTCGTGGTGTACAGCCTGCGATTCGCGTTCAAGGCCGAGGGGTTGGATTATAAGCGGTTCACCCTGCCGAGCATTAAGCATGAGAAGAAGTTGCCGGTGATCCTGAGCCGGGAGGAGATGCGGCGATTGTTGCGGGCCCCGGCCCTGCTCAAGCATCGGCTGCTCATCGGTCTGCTCTACGGCTGTGGCCTGCGGTGCATGGAGGTGCGCAGCCTCCATATCAAGGACCTGGACCTGGACCGCCGGCTTTTGCACGTGCGTAAAGGCAAAGGGCGGAAGGACCGGTATGTGCCGCTGGGCGAGTTGCTCTGTCGGGGTGTGCGCAGCTACCTGGAAGCGGAGAACCCGCAGACGTTCCTGTTCAACGGCAAGCCCGAAGGCCGCAAGGGCGGTGATTTTGACAGTCGCTACTCCCAACGCGGGGTGCAGTGGGCTGTACAACAGGCAGCCAGGGCGGCCGGCATCAGGAAAGACATCTCGGTGCACACCCTGCGCCACACCTATGCCACCCACTTGCTGGAAGACGGACTGGACATTGTCTCCATCAAAGAACTGCTGGGCCATGAGCGCATCGAGACCACGATGGTGTACCTGCACGTGGCCAGGCACGGCCGCAAAGCGCCGTTCAGTCCGCTGGATACACTCTTCGCTCCTGCACTGTGA
- a CDS encoding S8 family peptidase, producing MKKHLTFLLAIVTFNVTIAQNFVSPIQLPKKQGEPRKSNLEFSAKGISPFTAFLITDLKTQENISGNRNYMDSLLIEKYGLKNINNTLYANAFIVVSDNYNQEDLSGLGFLSGSQSGEIITGLIPIEKIAAISNYSSVKYIQIGEPAKPLMDAARAATWVDWVHQGNQLPQSYKGNGVVVGIIDGGFDYTHPNFYDGTGSNNYRIKRVWEQNGTGTPPSGFSYGRELATQTAILNAQTSSANGSHGSHVAGIAAGAGGGASNTYIGVAPESDIVLVAYKGSTNNTSVADGIAYIINYANSVGKPCVINMSLGQHTGPHDGTSFLDQYCDGVVGQGKILVGAAGNEGSKALYYGKSYTSSDTVLYSFVQFPYSSKGTNGQTSIDIWGVQSQNFWVAVNIYNTNSNSFEDWTPYISASSNTANSYTLYDDDTFSPDACSVTIATEINGLNNKPRAYVRIDHTAQDDSYRWAMIEIIAYNTQTKMWADDIQSSPGHAEFTNYGKGYPWVNGSTNSTVGEIGGTGNNIITVGAYTSKSSWTAYNGSNQSSGATNGAIANFSSKGPTADGRTKPDITAPGDVIVSSVNRFDSNYPSSSNDVVSGVTNGTNNWWFAKMQGTSMASPMVTGILALWLQAYPNLTPAQAKTLLKDNAWTDSYTGTIPANGSNTWGWGKIDAHEGLKDLLTKIPPQPTISPAGTVSFCQGQSATLSATSGYPTYQWSNNATTQTINVTTAGNFSVRVTNSQGFISPWSASKTVTVNSNPPIPTITVNGNLLTSSSATGNQWYFNGNIISGANQQTYTAQQTGNYYVIVTNSNNCSNQSSSVSVTVTGIAENSNASFFAIYPNPSSGLLNIQFTGTESNIKIEIYDFSGRQVYNHFIRNTPSGHIETLALDKYSDGVYNLRIETNNNSSNHRLVLTR from the coding sequence ATGAAAAAACACTTAACATTTCTCTTAGCAATTGTAACATTCAATGTAACTATTGCCCAAAATTTTGTTTCTCCAATTCAATTGCCAAAAAAGCAAGGTGAACCGAGAAAATCAAATCTTGAATTTTCGGCAAAAGGGATTTCACCTTTTACAGCGTTTTTAATTACAGATTTAAAAACACAAGAGAATATTTCTGGAAACAGAAATTATATGGACAGTTTATTAATTGAAAAATATGGCTTAAAGAACATAAACAACACGCTTTATGCAAATGCGTTTATTGTCGTTTCAGACAATTATAATCAAGAGGATCTTTCAGGATTAGGTTTTTTATCTGGTAGCCAGTCAGGAGAAATTATTACGGGTTTAATTCCTATTGAGAAAATCGCTGCAATTTCTAATTACAGTTCGGTTAAGTATATTCAGATTGGCGAACCCGCTAAACCTCTAATGGATGCAGCACGAGCAGCAACATGGGTTGATTGGGTTCATCAAGGTAATCAATTACCACAATCGTATAAAGGTAACGGTGTTGTTGTGGGCATTATTGATGGGGGTTTTGATTATACACATCCGAATTTTTATGACGGAACAGGTTCTAATAATTATAGGATTAAAAGAGTTTGGGAGCAAAATGGAACAGGAACGCCACCAAGCGGATTTTCTTATGGAAGGGAATTAGCAACACAAACAGCAATATTAAATGCTCAAACAAGTAGTGCAAATGGTTCGCATGGCTCGCATGTGGCAGGGATTGCAGCAGGAGCAGGCGGGGGTGCAAGTAACACCTATATAGGAGTTGCTCCAGAAAGCGATATTGTTCTTGTTGCATATAAAGGTTCAACAAATAATACTTCTGTGGCAGATGGAATTGCATACATTATAAACTATGCAAACTCAGTTGGTAAACCTTGCGTCATTAATATGAGTTTAGGGCAACATACTGGACCACACGATGGGACTTCGTTTTTAGATCAATATTGTGATGGAGTGGTTGGACAAGGGAAAATACTTGTTGGTGCAGCGGGTAACGAAGGTAGTAAGGCATTATACTATGGTAAATCCTATACATCTTCCGACACAGTATTATATTCCTTTGTTCAATTTCCTTATTCATCAAAAGGAACAAATGGGCAAACCAGTATAGATATTTGGGGTGTTCAAAGTCAAAATTTTTGGGTTGCTGTAAATATATACAATACAAATTCAAATTCTTTTGAGGATTGGACTCCTTACATATCGGCAAGTTCAAATACTGCTAATTCATATACATTATATGATGATGATACTTTTTCGCCAGATGCATGTTCTGTAACTATTGCAACAGAAATAAATGGCTTAAATAATAAGCCAAGAGCTTATGTAAGAATTGACCATACTGCTCAAGATGACAGTTACAGGTGGGCTATGATTGAAATTATCGCATATAATACACAAACAAAAATGTGGGCAGATGATATACAAAGTTCACCTGGACATGCAGAATTTACAAACTATGGCAAGGGTTATCCTTGGGTTAATGGTTCAACCAATTCAACCGTTGGTGAAATTGGCGGAACGGGAAATAATATAATTACTGTTGGAGCATACACGTCAAAAAGTTCATGGACTGCTTATAATGGTAGTAACCAATCAAGTGGAGCAACTAATGGTGCGATTGCAAACTTTTCAAGTAAAGGTCCAACTGCTGATGGCAGGACAAAACCAGATATTACAGCCCCGGGAGATGTTATTGTATCCTCTGTAAATCGTTTTGACAGCAATTATCCAAGTAGCAGCAATGATGTTGTTTCGGGAGTAACAAACGGAACCAATAATTGGTGGTTTGCAAAAATGCAAGGGACTTCAATGGCTTCGCCAATGGTTACAGGTATTTTAGCTCTGTGGTTACAAGCGTATCCGAATTTGACACCTGCACAAGCCAAAACTCTTTTGAAAGATAATGCATGGACTGACAGCTACACCGGGACAATTCCTGCAAATGGTAGTAATACTTGGGGCTGGGGTAAAATTGACGCACATGAAGGATTAAAGGACTTACTAACTAAAATACCACCACAACCGACAATTTCACCTGCGGGAACTGTTTCATTCTGTCAAGGGCAATCTGCAACATTATCTGCAACGAGTGGATATCCGACTTACCAATGGTCAAACAATGCAACTACTCAAACAATTAATGTTACGACAGCAGGTAATTTTTCAGTGAGGGTTACAAACAGTCAAGGATTTATTAGCCCATGGTCTGCTTCAAAAACAGTAACTGTAAATTCTAATCCACCTATCCCAACGATAACAGTAAATGGAAATTTATTAACATCAAGTTCAGCTACTGGCAATCAGTGGTATTTTAATGGGAACATAATATCTGGTGCTAATCAGCAAACATATACAGCACAGCAGACCGGCAATTATTATGTAATTGTTACAAATTCAAACAATTGTTCCAATCAATCCAGTTCCGTTTCTGTTACAGTAACAGGTATTGCCGAAAATAGCAATGCTTCATTTTTTGCAATTTATCCGAATCCTTCGAGTGGATTACTTAATATTCAATTTACAGGGACGGAGAGCAATATAAAAATTGAAATTTATGACTTTTCCGGCAGACAAGTTTATAATCATTTTATTCGCAACACACCGTCTGGACATATTGAAACTCTTGCTCTTGACAAGTATTCTGATGGTGTTTATAACCTGCGAATTGAAACTAATAATAATTCAAGTAATCATCGGTTAGTATTGACACGATAA
- a CDS encoding MBL fold metallo-hydrolase: MSAERKTSRIHCLPFNPFQENTYVVAAPNGECVIIDPGCYEAREEQALERLIEREGLKPVRLLNTHAHLDHILGNAFVTERWNLKPELHRADHDLLRAAPVYSEAWGIRLTPSPEPGAFLEEGDWIRFGGVEFRVLFTPGHCPGHVVFYNEAEGYVIGGDVLFQRSIGRTDLPGGDHAQLLSSIREKLFTLPDATVVWPGHGPETTVGEERVENPFL, encoded by the coding sequence ATGTCAGCTGAACGTAAAACCTCCCGCATCCATTGCCTGCCCTTCAATCCGTTCCAGGAAAACACCTACGTGGTCGCCGCCCCGAACGGGGAGTGTGTCATCATCGACCCGGGTTGTTACGAGGCCCGGGAGGAACAGGCGCTGGAGCGGCTCATCGAGCGGGAGGGCTTAAAACCGGTGCGCTTGCTGAACACGCACGCGCACCTGGACCACATCCTGGGCAACGCCTTCGTGACGGAGCGCTGGAACCTGAAGCCGGAGTTGCACCGTGCCGACCACGACCTGCTCCGGGCGGCGCCGGTCTACAGCGAAGCCTGGGGCATCCGCCTCACGCCCTCGCCCGAGCCGGGGGCTTTCCTGGAGGAAGGCGACTGGATCCGGTTCGGAGGCGTGGAGTTCCGGGTGCTGTTCACGCCCGGGCATTGTCCGGGCCACGTGGTGTTCTACAACGAGGCTGAAGGCTACGTGATCGGCGGCGACGTACTCTTCCAGCGCAGCATCGGCCGCACTGACCTGCCGGGGGGCGATCACGCGCAATTGCTGAGCAGCATCCGGGAAAAGCTCTTCACCCTGCCCGACGCGACGGTGGTCTGGCCAGGGCACGGACCGGAGACGACGGTTGGGGAGGAACGGGTGGAGAATCCGTTTTTGTGA
- a CDS encoding EcoRV family type II restriction endonuclease — MTKEDFLKALQEEVLEYNKIIATEKGDWIVKGFIDIYRNIYTISIDTKVVSKVIEILLIPEFEKFAKKYNLKLILPAQQNFYPDLSFVCSETGNKFAVDIKSTFKDSKDKIKSMTLGAFTGYFRNRESTKNTTFPYQEYQCHLVLGVIYTQVAESANEKEVYSLDEIESIESVIKDFQFFVQPKYKIAAASPGSGNTKNIGAVNNLEKLINGQGVFSELGEEVYDDYWTFYLTNDMAKALEIKRPYINLKTYLEYKSKGIDTLREHKAEILEMNEEEINEDLEGDEE, encoded by the coding sequence ATGACAAAAGAAGATTTTTTAAAAGCATTACAAGAAGAGGTCTTAGAATACAACAAGATAATCGCCACCGAAAAGGGAGATTGGATTGTTAAAGGATTTATTGACATATACCGAAACATTTATACAATTTCTATTGACACAAAGGTAGTTTCAAAGGTTATTGAGATATTACTAATCCCTGAGTTTGAGAAGTTCGCAAAAAAGTACAATCTTAAATTAATTCTTCCAGCACAACAAAACTTCTATCCTGACCTTTCATTTGTCTGTAGCGAAACGGGCAACAAATTTGCCGTAGACATCAAAAGCACCTTTAAGGACTCAAAGGATAAAATTAAGAGTATGACTTTGGGAGCATTTACTGGCTATTTTAGAAACCGAGAATCAACAAAAAATACCACTTTTCCTTATCAAGAATATCAATGCCATTTGGTTTTGGGCGTGATTTATACTCAAGTAGCTGAATCAGCTAATGAAAAGGAAGTTTATAGCTTAGATGAGATAGAAAGTATTGAATCTGTGATTAAAGACTTTCAATTCTTTGTACAGCCAAAATATAAAATCGCAGCCGCAAGTCCTGGAAGTGGAAATACGAAAAACATAGGTGCAGTTAACAATTTAGAGAAGCTAATAAACGGACAAGGTGTTTTTTCCGAACTTGGAGAGGAAGTTTATGACGATTACTGGACTTTTTACTTGACAAATGATATGGCAAAAGCTCTTGAGATAAAAAGACCATATATCAATCTAAAGACCTACTTAGAATACAAGAGTAAAGGAATAGATACACTGCGTGAACATAAAGCCGAAATTCTCGAAATGAATGAGGAAGAAATTAATGAAGATTTAGAAGGAGATGAAGAGTAG
- a CDS encoding amidohydrolase, which yields MSLLEPIRNLARKYHGDIIACRRHLHQHPELSFHEFETQRFVETRLTEFGITDFKRMANTGVVALLKGKNADKRTVALRADLDALPIVEANAVDYKSKNEGVMHACGHDVHTASLLGVARILHELRDRFEGTVKLIFQPGEEKLPGGASLMIKEGVLENPKPASVIGQHVMPQIPAGKVGFRKGLYMASTDELYVTVHGKGGHGAMPHLNIDPVMITAQILVALQQIVSRFAKPSLPTVLSFGKVIANGATNVIPDKVCLEGTFRTLNEEWRDEAHRRMKHMAEQIAESMGGRCEFEIRRGYPFLVNDEDLTDRSRRWAEEYVGKENVEDLEIWMAAEDFAFYSQQAKACFYRLGVRNEAKGITSSVHTPTFDIDESALETGMGLMAWLAIRELEQT from the coding sequence ATGTCCCTGCTCGAACCGATCCGCAACCTCGCCCGCAAGTACCACGGAGACATCATCGCATGCCGCCGCCATCTGCACCAACATCCGGAGTTGTCCTTTCACGAATTCGAGACGCAGCGGTTTGTGGAAACACGTCTGACGGAGTTCGGCATCACCGATTTTAAGCGCATGGCCAACACCGGCGTGGTCGCGCTTTTAAAGGGCAAGAACGCCGACAAGCGTACGGTCGCCCTTCGAGCCGATCTGGATGCTTTGCCGATCGTGGAGGCGAATGCGGTTGACTACAAGTCGAAGAACGAAGGGGTGATGCACGCCTGTGGTCACGACGTGCATACTGCTTCACTGCTCGGTGTGGCACGCATCCTGCATGAACTGCGCGACCGCTTTGAAGGCACCGTGAAGCTCATCTTCCAGCCGGGAGAAGAAAAATTACCCGGCGGCGCGTCACTCATGATCAAGGAGGGCGTTTTGGAGAATCCGAAACCCGCTTCGGTCATTGGTCAGCACGTGATGCCGCAGATCCCGGCCGGCAAAGTCGGTTTCCGGAAAGGTCTCTACATGGCCAGCACGGATGAATTGTATGTTACCGTACACGGCAAAGGCGGACATGGGGCAATGCCCCACCTGAACATCGATCCGGTGATGATTACCGCGCAGATCCTGGTTGCCTTGCAGCAGATCGTCAGCCGCTTTGCCAAGCCTTCACTTCCCACTGTGCTTTCGTTCGGGAAAGTCATCGCCAACGGTGCTACCAATGTCATCCCGGACAAGGTCTGCCTGGAAGGAACGTTCCGTACCCTCAACGAGGAATGGCGCGACGAAGCTCACCGGCGTATGAAACACATGGCCGAACAAATCGCCGAAAGCATGGGAGGCCGTTGTGAGTTCGAGATCCGTCGCGGGTACCCCTTCCTCGTCAACGACGAAGACCTGACGGATCGCAGTCGCCGTTGGGCCGAGGAGTATGTCGGCAAGGAGAATGTGGAAGATCTCGAGATCTGGATGGCCGCGGAAGACTTCGCGTTTTATTCCCAGCAAGCCAAGGCTTGTTTCTATCGCCTCGGCGTCCGGAACGAAGCGAAAGGCATTACTTCCTCCGTTCACACCCCAACCTTCGACATCGACGAAAGCGCCCTGGAAACAGGCATGGGTCTCATGGCCTGGCTGGCCATCCGCGAACTGGAACAAACCTAA
- a CDS encoding Dam family site-specific DNA-(adenine-N6)-methyltransferase: MKSRIVIPPIKSQGIKTKLIPWIKDLVTIANQNGKWIEPFLGTGVVAFNSGFKKAILNDTNPHIIGFYKGVQNKTISAPLMKQYLEEEGKHLSEAENNGYEHYLKVRSRFNGGEFSPYDFIFLSRAGFNGMMRFGSKGNWNIPFCKKPDRFAQAYITKITNQVATVSQIIQPEPNWTFHNKSFADIIPLATENDIIYCDPPYYGRHVDYYNGWTEQDEEILFTLLSETKAKFILSTWHHNDWRENDMISKFWNKFNIVTKDHFYHNGGSIENRRTVVEALVCNFDTDQIDQHNHGQKDKVKLEQLELNWTDK; this comes from the coding sequence ATGAAGAGTAGAATTGTCATACCGCCAATCAAAAGCCAAGGTATTAAGACCAAACTAATCCCTTGGATAAAGGATTTAGTAACTATTGCCAACCAAAATGGAAAATGGATTGAGCCATTTTTAGGAACTGGCGTAGTTGCATTTAATTCAGGATTTAAAAAGGCAATCTTAAATGATACAAATCCTCACATTATTGGCTTTTATAAAGGAGTTCAGAACAAAACCATTTCTGCTCCTTTGATGAAACAATATTTGGAAGAAGAAGGAAAACATCTAAGTGAAGCAGAAAACAACGGGTATGAGCATTACTTAAAAGTTCGTTCTCGCTTTAATGGTGGCGAATTTTCACCATATGACTTTATTTTCCTTTCAAGGGCAGGTTTTAACGGAATGATGCGGTTTGGTAGCAAAGGAAACTGGAATATTCCTTTTTGCAAAAAGCCTGACCGTTTTGCACAAGCATACATCACAAAAATCACCAATCAGGTTGCGACAGTTTCTCAAATTATTCAACCTGAACCAAACTGGACATTCCATAATAAATCGTTTGCTGACATTATACCATTAGCGACTGAAAACGACATTATTTATTGCGACCCACCTTATTACGGCAGGCACGTTGACTATTACAACGGCTGGACAGAGCAAGACGAAGAAATATTATTCACCCTACTTTCTGAAACAAAAGCAAAATTCATTCTTTCGACTTGGCACCATAATGACTGGAGAGAAAATGATATGATAAGTAAGTTTTGGAATAAGTTCAATATTGTGACCAAAGACCATTTTTATCATAACGGGGGAAGCATTGAAAATAGGAGGACTGTTGTGGAAGCGTTGGTTTGCAATTTTGACACAGACCAAATTGACCAGCATAATCACGGGCAAAAAGACAAGGTGAAGCTTGAACAGTTGGAGTTAAACTGGACAGATAAATAA
- a CDS encoding transposase — protein sequence MSEMIHLHNGPGFISNQLDAWCKDHKIEQTINQHGKPMQNGFIKRSNDSIRMKLLNTYVFRMLNEVRIMR from the coding sequence GTGTCTGAAATGATCCACTTGCATAATGGGCCGGGTTTTATCTCCAATCAACTGGACGCATGGTGTAAAGATCATAAGATTGAGCAGACAATTAATCAACATGGGAAGCCGATGCAAAACGGTTTTATAAAACGTTCGAATGACTCTATCCGAATGAAACTCCTGAATACCTATGTGTTCCGAATGCTGAATGAAGTACGTATTATGCGATAG